The Coffea arabica cultivar ET-39 chromosome 6e, Coffea Arabica ET-39 HiFi, whole genome shotgun sequence genome contains the following window.
CCCTTGACGGCTTCATCAATATCGTCCGACGATCGGACGATTTCTGACACAGAATTTAGGGCTGGAAATTGAGTCCTTATTTTTTCCTCCCAAGACCAGGCACTTCAGTTGGCTTCCAccgctttttttcttttcagttgATGCCATTAATGTAAGTAAACGGTCAGTGGATTGAcggacaaaattgcccctgtGGTTTGCCACGTGGAATGctaatttcagaaattaagaGCCATTACCGATGAAATGGGCACGGATTTACTGATTAAATAGTTTAGTGGtcaattattgacaaaaaatagtTCGATGGCCAAAATATGATCCTGAGAAAAGTTTAATGGCCGCCCAAATTTTTTGCCCAATTTGTTATGCCATATTGAATAAGTGTCATGCCATTTGGGAAAGCTTTTGTCTTGGTCAAGGTTGGATAGATGATTGACAAGTGGCAAAACGAGAAGTAATACCTATCTAATTGTCTCTAATTTACCAAATTATCTAGTTCTCCTCCAATTATCTCTTATCACCTCTTGATACATAATTCCTTTAGCACAAAACTTCCTCTTTTTCACTAAATTTATTACACACAACTCACTAGTTGATCACACTTACATAACGCACTATGAAACTCAACGTGCAATAAATTGAATGAGGCAAtagaaataaaaatcatgaatcAACCATTAAATCAACCAAGAATTTAAGACAaggcaattaaaataaaagatgaaaataattTTCGGGATCTCACATATTTAACACTACATTTAAGCTTCTGTTTTTAAGAACCTCAAGTACAGAAGGATTTTATTTCCCACTATTGCTACCAAGGGGTGTGGTGCATCTCAGATTTTCAGAGTCAACTCTAGCAAATCCTTTTCCCGTGGCTTAAACGTTAGCCCTCAGGAGCTTTCACGCATACCACTTGTTAAGCAATTCTAAGAGAAGAACTGCAGCAGAATCCTTCGCTTTTTTGACACTTGGCATGGGATCTCCAATACATTCATCCGTCCATCCCCTATCAGAAGTTTTAACACAAACTGCATAAGTGAACCTTTTTGCATGTGCAGGGCCACCTTCATGGACGCGCCTAAAATGCCAAATTATATGGTTAACATGATAAAATCAGCAAAATTCTATACCAGTTTGCTAGGAATAGAATATACTGAATACAAGAATTGCATATTACAAAGAAGCTGGGTTCACAAGTTAATTTCTTACCGATATGATGGCATTGGCCAATTTCTCCGCAAACAGATATCGTTTAGTGTCTGCCTTGTAAACGTTTGGCTCCCATTCCTCCTCCTTTTGCCGTCATCAGTATCATTCTCCTTAGCTTCAGCTTTCTCCTTTTCCTTCAGTGCAACAAGGGCATTTCGAGCAGCCAATTTTTGTGCCATTTTCTTTTGTGGATTTTGAGCTAATCCAACCTGAACACCATCAACATAGACTTCCACTGTTGCCAAATTGCCACTCCTAGTAGCTTTATATTCGAGGCCCTCAGCCTGTTGCTGGCATCTTTCTTGCAGTTCTCTTACCGGATGCATTGGAAGGGTTTCTGGAGTGACCATTGGTTCCAGTAGGGGTTGGAATACCTGACAATACGAGTTTCATTACAAATCAAGATCTCATACCAAAATATCTGATTAATGACAAAAGATAAGCAAGAGAATAAAATTCAGCAATATAGACACAAATAGGAACTTTTCTCAGATTCTTGAGTTCGACTAACCCTCCATACAGCTGCAGTATCACGCCCACTGTCAAGGAAGACAGCACCAGCAATTGATTCAACAATATCGCCCAATACTTTTGGAGCTTTGCAGTCCCCTAAACCAAAGGAGTTAAACCCTGGCTTCGACAACTCATTCTGGACCTCTTTCACAAAATCTCGTATCTAAACATGAATGAAAATTGGTAAAAAGCTTCATTACTTGGGATAAGTCACATTTGATGCACAACACCATGCATATAAATGGTCGATTACAAGCAGTTAAAAGTAGAGCAGTATAAACCTGTTTTTCAAGGGCACTCGATCCATGTCGAAGGTGTGTATGAAGATTATGTTTAACAGCAACACGTGCAAAATTTTCATTGTTCACAGCAGCGGCTCGCAAATCAGTTAAGCGTCCTGGAGGCAGATCTGTATATGTAAAGAATAAGTGTCTTGTAATGAGATGATCCAACACAGCATCACCTACAAACTCCAGTCGTTGGTAACAAGACACCCCAGAGGAAGGGCGTGAAGCATGAGTAATAGCCTCTACCAATAAGCTCCTATCAATGAATTTGATGTTCAAAGTAGTTTCCAACACATCAAAGTCAATGCTCCTCAAAACATTCTCTGGAACACTATTGGGCCTAATAAGATAATCACTCTCCTTTAAATCAAAATCTACCTCTATGCCAATCCATTTCATCACGtggtttgctgcaattttcccaCCTTCAACATAATACACACCAATTAGTGCCTCAACAACATCAGCCAGTGTTTTGCTAGAGAGGACGCGATATGAACTTGAATCGCTTTCCAGCTCACCGTCTTCAAGTTCATCATCTTCATATAAACCATCATCCAGATCCTTCCCTGCCCTCGTGTCATCATGTAAAACTTGTGGATCAAAAAGTGATGCTTctgtttccttcatttcttcatcaaagACAGGCAGCACCCCTGGAGCAGCCCATCTAGATGGAGCAAACCGATCTGCTTGAATGTATGATTGAAGCCCCTTATTTAATGCATACTGATACAGCACCATGTTGCTGACCATTTGCTGCCTCATTCGAGTGAGTTGGCCTTCATGTTTCTGGGGATACTGGAGAAAAAGAAATCGACTAACAACCCATTTCAAATAAGCATCACCCAATAGTTCTGCTCGTTCATAGCAGAAAGTCTCCTGGCAAGAAGCAGCAGTCAAAGCTTCCAGTATCTGCACATATAAAGGTTCATATGTCATCTAACTTAGTGTAACTGTTAAAAAGTATCTAGTAGGGTGTCATCACACCTTTGAAGCAGGGACTGGATGACCAATTATATGCTTAAGCTGCACTGCAAGCAGCATACTTTCGACCCTTCTCATAATTGATGGCAATCTTTGAGCACCCCGTACTAGCGATCCAGGAAGAGGATGTACAAAACACAGCTCAGGAGGGAGAAAAACATAGTATGTCTTATCCAGGTTCTCATCAGATTCATTGTCATGAGCTATAACAGGCAAAATTTCACAATTAGTTGTTCAGAGCAATGATGAGAAAATAACACGTCAACATGACACAGTGAAAATGATATGTGAACACCTTCTGCATGTTCAAACCGAGGGGAGAGAAGATTCTTGCAATATGAAACACCACGGCCTCTTATTAGAGGTTGTTGTTTGAAGATCAAATGAACTCCATACCTGCAGGTAATTATGGACCGAACAGCCAAATGCACCATATTGTAGGTGAAGAATTAAAAGCTTTCCCAGTCTAGGTCTCAAACTAGTTCAAGAGTGCAAAACATCGAAACTATGGTTGATGGCCCAGAAGAACCAGAGTGTTTCACACTTGAAAATAGTTTATGCTTCCTTTCCGACCGCAATAAGCTTTGTCTTTTTCACGTACAATAATGGTGCATTAAAACCATCCAGTCCTTGCATTAAGAAATACTTAGCAGGTACACCAAAGAATTTAAAGACAGTGATTTCCTCGTTGATTCTTTTCGAGAAGAGATCTCACCCTTCAAGTCATCCACACAACTATACTGAAATAACTACCTTTCTCCTGATTTATTATCTTTTCTTAGAAGGCCAAACTGAAAAAGAAGTGCATTAGTTAGATAATTAACCTTTCCCATACTTGTTATCCCATTCTTAAAACCTCAAGTAAAGACAAGAATGCTCCATCAACCATCGTTTTAGCTTCCATTGGGCATAATTAGATGGATGACAAAATTTTAAGCAGTTATACTCTGaaaatattcatataaataacaGTGACAACCCAATCCATGAAACTTCCTATTCAGTGATCAGGAAGGTTTAGACGCATTGGAGTCGTGTCCTGCTAAAAAACAACTCTTTGAAAACAATGTTGCAACCTATTGTCCAAAAATTGCTTTAAAAGTCAACTAGAGAACAAATTTTAGTTTATGAGGATCCATAACAATTATCATAAGCATTTCATAAGCAGAAAAAATGGTATGCCAAGCAATTTTAAGTTGATTTTAGATGCATACTTTTGCTTGTAGTAATCAGCATAAGAGCTGTACTCCAAAGGACCAAGGTAGCCTTCTTTCCTCGGAAATGGGTTTTCTGCAGTCATGTCATAGCGCACAGAATCAACAAAAAACCTCTTTCCTGAATGAGCTGCAGTAATAATCTTCCCAACTAAATCTTCCGCACTAACACAAGAATCAGCCATCATCAATTTGTCCTTGTTTAAAACCCCTTGAACAGAAACTTCAAGGGTATTTCGATTAGGAAGCAAACCAGAAGCTTCCACAACATCAAACTGTGCAATAGCTCCCCGGATACCATAAGTAGGATGGGATTTAAGGCCATAGGTAATTCCATGCCGCAATTTCCCAAACCCGTATTCTCTACGGTCTCCACCTAGTGCTCGCTCGTTTGTCCCAAGACAAACATCTGGTCGAGCTCTCTGGATGGGATTGCGCCATGCATCTGTGTTTGTTATTCTCTCAATCAGATCCCAGTCAATATCTTTTATCGGATCAGTAGTTTTGTTGCAGGTCGTTGGAACAAATAAATAAGCCTTCGCAGGATCCCATGGAGTAGTGGATGGTTCAACATCCACATCCAGTACTATGCTCATTAGTCTTACATGGAAGCTCTTGAGCAAAGCTAACTGTACAAACAGACACCAGATTACGGTTCAAGCAGATAAGCAAGATGCAGAGTGCTATATCTTCGTATCAATGAAAAAGTAATATGTGATCAACCTGAATTTcagtaatttctagtgggcctcgaTAGATAAGTGAAGCTTTTGTGATTACAGTTCGAGCAATAAATAGATCCATTGACATCGATAACACCTGATAATAAGAGACACTTAGCAACAAAAAACATTGAACTTTTACATTTAACGCAATAATGAAAAACATACCTCTGCATCCAGCTCATTGCCAAACAACACCGCAAACTCTGAAACTTGAGTTAAGAATGGATCCTTTGAGGAACCAAAATTAACACATTTGACCTCATACATATACAGGTGAAAGAATTTGGAGTAGTCACAACTATCTCTCCCAGTTAAGATCCAATCTCCCTACAGGAACAACAGAAGTTTAAAATAAGAGAATTTTACATCTCAGCAACACTAGGACACTCCTTGCATAGAAACTAAAACCAATGGAAagtggaaaacaaaattttacatCTCAGCAACACTAGGACACCTTGCATAGAAACTAAAACCAATGGAAAGTGGAAAACAAAATCTAACAACATATAAATTCAGTAATAGTGCTGTTGATCTGCAAAACATGTACCAAAATGTAGTCAAGACAATCCAATTACACGGGCTTTACAACATCAAATGTAGTAAATCCTCAcaagtattaaaaaaaaatatgtaaatTGAAAAAGGAACAGTAAAATCTCCTAAAAGGCAAAACGAAAGAGTGTGAGCCCACATTTTAAGTATACAGAAGACAAAGCAGTAGGATTGTGGTACAAAAATGACCAGCATTATTTCTTGCATTTTGTCTCTGACTTGATCAATGACTGGTCAGAAACTCattaaaacaattttctttGGCCACCAGAAGACATGATAAGCTTACTGCAAACAACTCCATGCGGACAAAAATCTGCTCTTAAAGGTTTCTACTTTTACTGTGGAGGCAAAAGACAATTGATCTGCTTCGTGAAAAAACGTAACATCAAATGTGCTCTACACGAAGCCAAGCCTAAAAGCTAACATGTACCATTGAACAGTTGAGCTCTTTATTCAGCCACTTCAAAACATAAAAAACAAGATGGATTTGTTTAACTGATCACTTCAAAATTTGTGCTGAAACATGATAATTAGCTGATTCATTAAAtttagagagaaaaaaaaggaccTAAGAGAAATTAAATCACCGGAAGGTCACATGATAGGTAGGTGTGAGCTTCTAATACAACGCATTTTCCATAATTGCTAAGTGCAAAAACTAACATATATTTTCTTCACTTCTCCTAGTGCTGCCCCAAGGAACCGGTAAAGTTCTTTTGAAAAGCATAATATGATATAGATTGTCACTTTTACACTTTATCAATCAATTTACCTTCTGGTTTAAAACACAGAGAGCTAAAAGGCAGCCTTATAACCATGAGAGATACAGGGTTACCTATGACAAATATAGGATAACCCACTTAAACAGCAGATGGGATTTTCATAATTTACCCTAAAATTCATATATCTTATACTGGTTTATATCATCTTCAATTACAAACTGGAGCAAGCTAAACCAGGTTTGCATTCACAAACTAACCTGAAGAACTTTAGCAACGCCTTCAGGGTAGAACTCCCTATGCCTAGCAGTTCCAGGAAGCGGATCCCcttcatcatttttttcaaCTTTCTCAAGATCTGCCCCACTTCCCTTGTCAGGCAAGAGCATGTCAGTAAATGCTCCCATCTCATGGAGCTTCTTGCAAGCAGCTAAACAGACAGCCTGAAGATTACAGATTCTGTTTAATAAATATAGTTGAATAAGTGAGGGGTAGCAACATGGATCTGATTATTTAATACATGCATATCATGCCTGTTGTGCAACACGCATTGAGCCGCAGACAGGACCCTCAAGTTCCTCAAATGGTGCATTACAGGGAAGCTGAAGCCTGCATGAATATCCAGTAGGTCCTCCTGGCTTCTCATGGCGCTGCATAATAAACTCAGGGCGAAGTATTGAGTACCTAAAacaaagaaagtgaaaaaggaacaaaaagctAAGAACCTACTTGCTGTGGAGAATAAGTGCATGATAAGGACAATAATCACATTGAAAAAGAAACTGAACCTGTCACTCGGCAGCTGCGAACAGTAAAAGTGGATGAGTCCAACAGCAGAATTTAAACTGACCACAGCACCCGTAGACTCCACTTGATAGACTGTATTTTCTGTCACCTCCCCCAGCTTAGATGTACCATTAAGATGACTAATATCCGTCCTCTCAATTGCTTCTTTTCGCAAGGTTTCTTCACTATTTCTAGCATTTCTTAGAAATGCTTCATGTGATAAATTTCCTCTAAACAAAGGataaaacataataaattttaaaatctaAGTTCATTTGTCATCTCAATTATGGAAAATAATGGGAAAGGAATCATAAGAATCCACAAGATGCATAACTACCTCTCAACCATCAAAATGTAATCTGATCCAGGCTTTCTAGCTCGGCCCCTGGACTGAATGTATGCTAGAACAGTTTTTGCCAGGTCAAAGCGGATGACAACATTGCACTGCCTAATATCAAGTCCTTCCTCAGCAACACTAGTGGCAACTAACAAGGTAACCTACAGATCAGTGCAAGCGTAAGATAGTGAATAAGAGCAAATCTGGTATTTAAGATGAATCATGTATAAGCATTTAGCATACACGGCCATCTCGGAATTTTGCTATTGCATCCTGCAATTGACTTGTCCGCATCTCTTGACTATTGTTATGCCCAATCAAACTTGCTGACTTGATAAAACTCAGGGAAGGAAGCTCTGCAAAAACCTGCATGCTTGACCAAATATTGTTGTCacaataaataattaactagttaaaattcaaaatggaGAATATGTATAGCTTATGTTTAGTTGACCTTTGGAAGAACTAAGGCAGCCACAACACGTTCCACAAAAACGATTGCACGAAAATCATCTGTATGCTGATATTTCAGAAGTATTTTAATCAACGACTGCACTTTTGGTGTCACTTTCCCATCAGCAACAGCGGCTCCAATTATCACATCAACATGTTCTCCGCCAGAGACAACTGAATCAGACAAGCATACAAGCAAAAAAGAACATTGACAACTATGACAAAAACCCACATACACAATTTTTAAAGGAATTAaacaattaaaatacaactGAGGCAACTGCATCATTAGCACTCTTTCTAATTCTAATGGCAACTGTATAGAGTGTATACAACTAAGAGAGTACATAAATCACAGGATACAACTAAGAGAGGTTATGCACATAATTACTAAGAGACGTTATGAACATTGACAACTATCATTAGGAAGCATACAACTAAGAGAGTACATAAAGCAAAAGAGAATTGGCCGCTGTCTAGAGTGTGAATAATTTAAGATAATTTTCAACTGATATGACACCTGCATGCATATAGCAGGTAGGGACCAGCTGGATAAGCCCTCCATATACCCTTAAAATCAGAGGTTATGTACATCTCTTAACTGACATATCTTTGGCATATGAATTATGAATCACTTTCTAACTTTTATTAGAATGATAACTGGAGAAAGGACAAAGGTAACAATTAATGGATCAATTCCCTTCCTGTAGTTGGGCTTATAACAATAAAAGTTGAACTCCAACAAGCCAAGATCAACCAGTTAACATATAGTAGCAAATAAAATGCATTACCCCTCCAGCAAACAAGACTAGTGAGCACTCACCGTGACTGTCAGGAAGTTCTCCCTCCTCTATCTCTTCAGACAAACTGCTCTCTGAAGTTTCAAAACCAACCAAATCtccaattcttgagttactttcaCTTACAGCTCCCTCAGATAATTGGCATTGCAAGAGGGAAACAACTTTACTTAGATACGATTCTTGAAATTTGACATCTAGTTGGTAATTTGCTCTTTCATCATTTTGTAAACCAGCTAAAAATGATTGTGCAACCTTCAACAATATAGGGCAAAGGAAACTTGTAAGTAGTTACACAAAATTGGCATAGAAAACTAATCCCCAACAAGATACTTCACCTTATAAGCACACCACTGTCCTAGTTCTCCAAGTGCATAGTTGACGGCCCTCAGCTTTTGAATTAAGTTAGCAGCTCCATCACTTTCAGTTCTTTCAGATACACCATATACTTGGCGCAGCTCTTCCTTTGCACCAGCATCTCTTGCTCCCATAAATTGCcatttactcctcctagagctTGATTGAGCAGCTTCTTCAACTGCCACTTCCATTTGCTTTATCTGTTCATGGAGGGACCACAAACTAGTAGCTTTGTCATATTCAACTACAACTTCTGAGGGCATTGGCACGTGTCTCTCGAGCTCTTTACGATCCTTTACTGTACAAACTACTGAATCTAACTTACATTCTAGATTACGAATCTTAATTGCGCAGTCTATTTGGCTTGAAACACCTGCATGACAATGGCAACAGTTTCGTGAATAATAGTAGTGGCAAAACTCCCAGTGCAGCCAAGAGTattaaaaagagagagagagagatagggAGGAAGAACAAAGACAAATGACAAGATATTACTGCACTGCAAACAAAATTTGGATTAAGTAGCTTCTCTGCAAGCAAGCAACAGAAGTGAAATGCTAAGATAGATAAACCAATGCCTACCCTTCAAGTTAACAGGAGAAGCTGTCATTCCAAAAACAGATGGCCTCTGCTCCTTTGACGTTGTATGATAGAACTCAGACATCACTAAAGAATATGGATGTTTCTTGACAGCATGATGACATTCATCCAGAATAAGTAGATCAATAGCTTCCATTTTTATTATGCTGTGTCTCAATATATTCAAGAGAATTTGAGCCGTCATGACTAAAACCTGCAATGTCAATTATTAACTTAAATGAGTCAAACTAAGCACTTTTGGGACTTATATGAAGACTAAAAGAATGCACAATCAGATGTGGGACACGGAAGTTATCAGTGCCAAGTAGCATTAATTTACTTTAGAAGTGCGCACCACACAACCTTAGGCAGATAAGATTGCATGCACACACGCTCTTGACTTGTCATGGTGAATGGAGTAGCCAAAACAAAAGCATATATGCTCACAAAGTCATTCCACCATGCTCACACTGTTTGGTTAACACAAAACTTGGACAATCATTTTTACTGTGCATAAGGAACACATTATCCCATAGTGTCAATCAAATCAGGATGGAAGGTGTATAATGTAAGAGACATCAAGATGAGCAAAAAGGATAGGTGCAGAGACTCAACGGAAGCTGTTCTAACAAGTGGAGTTGGCTGCGTTAGTAGAGAAATCTTTCCATCTAAAATTCCAAAAGGAAAATACTATGACTGTTTTAATACTACATCCTTGTTCTGGAAAATACTATGACTGTTTTAATTTGCACACCAGCGTCTTCTCACGCTACTTCAATCTGATATAGTAACAAGCTGTAAGGGATTGAGAGCTAAATGAAATCCCCAAGAACACAACAATCTGAAGCACCAAATCATGATGTTAACATTTCTACAGTACTCATGCAGCATCCAAGGATACCCTTCCTTGGACTGCAAATTATATCCTTTTAGGAGATCCTCTCTTTAGGATATAAATTGCATGAGTAGGTGATTTAAATGCATTGCACCACATGGCAGCTTCACATaatcatttttcccttttctcatCACTCAGGACTATACTTGGAGAGATATGGTCCATTCTGTGTACATATTCTTGGCTCAACCTAGGCTTAATAGACTGATCTGAATTGGACTAAATGCAATTAGAAGCAAGGTAATTGGGGAGGCAGAGGGAAGGGTGGTTATTTAGGGGGCTAATATCCTCTATATTTGATTGCAAGACATAAATTCATGCATCCGAGTGAACCTTAAATAAGGCAGACACAAATTACATGTATTTATAACTCAATGTATCACATGCTATATTTGCAAGTATTGTAAAATCAACCAGACTATACTGTGGACTTTAACTGAACAGGACAGCAAAATCTTATAACATCATGTTTGCATGATGGAACCATAAAAGATCATAAGGATGTGCACAATTAATAGATAATACACAAAGCAACGATTCCAACACCTGTTTGGTTTCAAACTCTCGCTGCCACCTTCGTGCATCCCAGAAGTCTTGGCCCATTTCACCACAATAGTGACCAACTTGATAACCCGTTCTCTCACGAATTACTTCTGCTTGCTGGATTGGGGatgaaaataaagaaatcaTTGAAAGAACATATAAGGCAAATAAGCCAGTAAATATTTTTCTACCAAGAAAACTACCTGATAAACAAGTGGAACTTTAGGAACTAGAAATACAGCCAGCATTTTCTTGTTCTTGCTCTGCAAGTCACTAGAAATACTCCTAATAAGGAGGACAGCAATGAGTGTTTTTCCTGCCCCAGTTTCCAGGAAAGCAATTGTGTTCTTAGTCTTTGCCTGTTCAAGAACATCCAATTGGTATTGCCGCGCCTGCTCTTCAGGGAGTTTGTTAATTCCATTTGGCTCTTCAGCTTCCTTCTCTGTCCCTTCGCTGCCACTGCAACTTCTCTGTGGCGCTGTCATGCCAGCTCTGTTTTGATCAGCTTCCCAAGAACCCAAGTGGAAGACCATCTCATTCCTTTCCTTATCTCTCTCCCAATAGCCCCTGGCTTCCCTCCAATCTGTGTCTTTCCGGCTGCTCCCATAGTGTTGTTGTCTCCTTCTCATCCGATCTTTGTGGCACCAATCCATCTCATCTCCATCACGAGGTCTCTTCCTAAATGacatggttcaaagactcgtCTGAGTAGGAGTCGAGTCAAATGACTGGTCACAGGAACTTGGCTAGGCAAAGTTGCCTCGGGTCAGTAAAAAGTCCGGCAAAATCGTCTGAGTCAACCTGTTCAACTCAGGACAAAATCAAAAAACCCATACATCTGCTGTACTAAAGATTTAACGCAAAGACAATCATAATCCCCCAAGAAAATCCAAAAATTATTGACAATTAATTAACAAGGACGAGTAAAGTTCACAACGCAAATGTGAAGGGCAACTGAAAGCTTCCTCAAGCAATGAGAAGATCATCGCAGAGGTGAGGACAGGCGAGTAAGTGTTATGCTGGTGGAGGAGGCCATGGGGCTAGTAGg
Protein-coding sequences here:
- the LOC113697172 gene encoding endoribonuclease Dicer homolog 1-like isoform X1, giving the protein MSFRKRPRDGDEMDWCHKDRMRRRQQHYGSSRKDTDWREARGYWERDKERNEMVFHLGSWEADQNRAGMTAPQRSCSGSEGTEKEAEEPNGINKLPEEQARQYQLDVLEQAKTKNTIAFLETGAGKTLIAVLLIRSISSDLQSKNKKMLAVFLVPKVPLVYQQAEVIRERTGYQVGHYCGEMGQDFWDARRWQREFETKQVLVMTAQILLNILRHSIIKMEAIDLLILDECHHAVKKHPYSLVMSEFYHTTSKEQRPSVFGMTASPVNLKGVSSQIDCAIKIRNLECKLDSVVCTVKDRKELERHVPMPSEVVVEYDKATSLWSLHEQIKQMEVAVEEAAQSSSRRSKWQFMGARDAGAKEELRQVYGVSERTESDGAANLIQKLRAVNYALGELGQWCAYKVAQSFLAGLQNDERANYQLDVKFQESYLSKVVSLLQCQLSEGAVSESNSRIGDLVGFETSESSLSEEIEEGELPDSHVVSGGEHVDVIIGAAVADGKVTPKVQSLIKILLKYQHTDDFRAIVFVERVVAALVLPKVFAELPSLSFIKSASLIGHNNSQEMRTSQLQDAIAKFRDGRVTLLVATSVAEEGLDIRQCNVVIRFDLAKTVLAYIQSRGRARKPGSDYILMVERGNLSHEAFLRNARNSEETLRKEAIERTDISHLNGTSKLGEVTENTVYQVESTGAVVSLNSAVGLIHFYCSQLPSDRYSILRPEFIMQRHEKPGGPTGYSCRLQLPCNAPFEELEGPVCGSMRVAQQAVCLAACKKLHEMGAFTDMLLPDKGSGADLEKVEKNDEGDPLPGTARHREFYPEGVAKVLQGDWILTGRDSCDYSKFFHLYMYEVKCVNFGSSKDPFLTQVSEFAVLFGNELDAEVLSMSMDLFIARTVITKASLIYRGPLEITEIQLALLKSFHVRLMSIVLDVDVEPSTTPWDPAKAYLFVPTTCNKTTDPIKDIDWDLIERITNTDAWRNPIQRARPDVCLGTNERALGGDRREYGFGKLRHGITYGLKSHPTYGIRGAIAQFDVVEASGLLPNRNTLEVSVQGVLNKDKLMMADSCVSAEDLVGKIITAAHSGKRFFVDSVRYDMTAENPFPRKEGYLGPLEYSSYADYYKQKYGVHLIFKQQPLIRGRGVSYCKNLLSPRFEHAEAHDNESDENLDKTYYVFLPPELCFVHPLPGSLVRGAQRLPSIMRRVESMLLAVQLKHIIGHPVPASKILEALTAASCQETFCYERAELLGDAYLKWVVSRFLFLQYPQKHEGQLTRMRQQMVSNMVLYQYALNKGLQSYIQADRFAPSRWAAPGVLPVFDEEMKETEASLFDPQVLHDDTRAGKDLDDGLYEDDELEDGELESDSSSYRVLSSKTLADVVEALIGVYYVEGGKIAANHVMKWIGIEVDFDLKESDYLIRPNSVPENVLRSIDFDVLETTLNIKFIDRSLLVEAITHASRPSSGVSCYQRLEFVGDAVLDHLITRHLFFTYTDLPPGRLTDLRAAAVNNENFARVAVKHNLHTHLRHGSSALEKQIRDFVKEVQNELSKPGFNSFGLGDCKAPKVLGDIVESIAGAVFLDSGRDTAAVWRVFQPLLEPMVTPETLPMHPVRELQERCQQQAEGLEYKATRSGNLATVEVYVDGVQVGLAQNPQKKMAQKLAARNALVALKEKEKAEAKENDTDDGKRRRNGSQTFTRQTLNDICLRRNWPMPSYRRVHEGGPAHAKRFTYAVCVKTSDRGWTDECIGDPMPSVKKAKDSAAVLLLELLNKWYA
- the LOC113697172 gene encoding endoribonuclease Dicer homolog 1-like isoform X2 encodes the protein MSFRKRPRDGDEMDWCHKDRMRRRQQHYGSSRKDTDWREARGYWERDKERNEMVFHLGSWEADQNRAGMTAPQRSCSGSEGTEKEAEEPNGINKLPEEQARQYQLDVLEQAKTKNTIAFLETGAGKTLIAVLLIRSISSDLQSKNKKMLAVFLVPKVPLVYQQAEVIRERTGYQVGHYCGEMGQDFWDARRWQREFETKQVLVMTAQILLNILRHSIIKMEAIDLLILDECHHAVKKHPYSLVMSEFYHTTSKEQRPSVFGMTASPVNLKGVSSQIDCAIKIRNLECKLDSVVCTVKDRKELERHVPMPSEVVVEYDKATSLWSLHEQIKQMEVAVEEAAQSSSRRSKWQFMGARDAGAKEELRQVYGVSERTESDGAANLIQKLRAVNYALGELGQWCAYKVAQSFLAGLQNDERANYQLDVKFQESYLSKVVSLLQCQLSEGAVSESNSRIGDLVGFETSESSLSEEIEEGELPDSHVVSGGEHVDVIIGAAVADGKVTPKVQSLIKILLKYQHTDDFRAIVFVERVVAALVLPKVFAELPSLSFIKSASLIGHNNSQEMRTSQLQDAIAKFRDGRVTLLVATSVAEEGLDIRQCNVVIRFDLAKTVLAYIQSRGRARKPGSDYILMVERGNLSHEAFLRNARNSEETLRKEAIERTDISHLNGTSKLGEVTENTVYQVESTGAVVSLNSAVGLIHFYCSQLPSDRYSILRPEFIMQRHEKPGGPTGYSCRLQLPCNAPFEELEGPVCGSMRVAQQAVCLAACKKLHEMGAFTDMLLPDKGSGADLEKVEKNDEGDPLPGTARHREFYPEGVAKVLQGDWILTGRDSCDYSKFFHLYMYEVKCVNFGSSKDPFLTQVSEFAVLFGNELDAEVLSMSMDLFIARTVITKASLIYRGPLEITEIQLALLKSFHVRLMSIVLDVDVEPSTTPWDPAKAYLFVPTTCNKTTDPIKDIDWDLIERITNTDAWRNPIQRARPDVCLGTNERALGGDRREYGFGKLRHGITYGLKSHPTYGIRGAIAQFDVVEASGLLPNRNTLEVSVQGVLNKDKLMMADSCVSAEDLVGKIITAAHSGKRFFVDSVRYDMTAENPFPRKEGYLGPLEYSSYADYYKQKYGVHLIFKQQPLIRGRGVSYCKNLLSPRFEHAEAHDNESDENLDKTYYVFLPPELCFVHPLPGSLVRGAQRLPSIMRRVESMLLAVQLKHIIGHPVPASKILEALTAASCQETFCYERAELLGDAYLKWVVSRFLFLQYPQKHEGQLTRMRQQMVSNMVLYQYALNKGLQSYIQADRFAPSRWAAPGVLPVFDEEMKETEASLFDPQVLHDDTRAGKDLDDGLYEDDELEDGELESDSSSYRVLSSKTLADVVEALIGVYYVEGGKIAANHVMKWIGIEVDFDLKESDYLIRPNSVPENVLRSIDFDVLETTLNIKFIDRSLLVEAITHASRPSSGVSCYQRLEFVGDAVLDHLITRHLFFTYTDLPPGRLTDLRAAAVNNENFARVAVKHNLHTHLRHGSSALEKQIRDFVKEVQNELSKPGFNSFGLGDCKAPKVLGDIVESIAGAVFLDSGRDTAAVWRVFQPLLEPMVTPETLPMHPVRELQERCQQQAEGLEYKATRSGNLATVEVYVDGVQVGLAQNPQKKMAQKLAARNALVALKEKEKAEAKENDTDDGKRRRNGSQTFTRQTLNDICLRRNWPMPSYRGWTDECIGDPMPSVKKAKDSAAVLLLELLNKWYA